A part of Myxococcus landrumus genomic DNA contains:
- a CDS encoding DUF7107 domain-containing protein — MRHPPVVRGLLTPLVLLLAFLQGCIIHENDDGWMDEDELCACVSSSDCESDQFCRAGYCRDRSPNARDCFSSVDCGRSEVCINSVCLQPCTRAGDCGEGGRCEAGFCAPSTPPSRDGGTADGGPRPDGGPRPDGGPRPDGGHPPTGDAGPPPQCWVNKDCGAGNYCINNQCHRGCTTDGQCSSTETCSANVCRPRPRDPNACYSAADCTGGKDCVNGQCRAQCSSTTECSADHTCEIGYCQPIPHGGECRANCDCPSGQVCANGQCRPSQPDPGKACQANCDCPSGEVCTEGYCRAPPPPPDAGPGPACTANCECPSGQVCTNGACQLPPPSPDAGTVCRANCECPASQVCTEGACRPQGSGNACLANCECPAGERCVNNACWR; from the coding sequence ATGAGGCATCCCCCCGTCGTACGCGGTTTGCTGACGCCGCTCGTCTTGCTGTTGGCCTTCCTACAAGGCTGCATCATCCACGAGAACGACGACGGCTGGATGGATGAAGACGAACTCTGCGCCTGCGTCTCGAGCAGCGACTGTGAGTCGGACCAGTTCTGCCGTGCCGGTTACTGTCGGGACCGCTCGCCGAATGCTCGAGATTGCTTCTCGTCCGTTGACTGTGGTCGCTCCGAGGTCTGCATCAACTCGGTCTGCCTCCAGCCCTGCACGCGTGCTGGCGATTGCGGCGAAGGGGGCCGGTGTGAAGCGGGCTTCTGCGCCCCCAGCACGCCTCCGTCGAGGGATGGTGGCACCGCCGATGGGGGCCCGCGTCCGGATGGCGGCCCGCGCCCCGACGGCGGCCCTCGCCCGGATGGCGGGCATCCGCCGACCGGCGACGCGGGACCGCCTCCGCAGTGCTGGGTGAACAAGGATTGTGGCGCGGGGAACTACTGCATCAACAACCAGTGCCACCGCGGCTGCACCACGGATGGACAGTGCTCCAGCACCGAGACGTGCAGCGCCAATGTCTGCCGCCCGCGTCCCAGGGACCCCAACGCGTGCTACTCGGCGGCGGACTGCACGGGGGGCAAGGATTGCGTGAATGGCCAGTGCCGCGCGCAGTGCTCGTCCACCACCGAGTGCTCCGCGGACCACACCTGCGAGATTGGCTACTGCCAGCCCATTCCCCACGGTGGCGAGTGCCGCGCGAACTGCGACTGCCCCTCCGGCCAGGTCTGCGCGAATGGCCAGTGCCGCCCCTCGCAGCCGGACCCGGGCAAGGCGTGCCAGGCCAACTGCGACTGCCCCTCGGGTGAGGTGTGCACGGAGGGATACTGCCGCGCGCCGCCGCCTCCTCCGGACGCGGGCCCCGGTCCCGCGTGCACGGCCAACTGCGAGTGCCCCTCCGGTCAGGTCTGCACCAATGGCGCCTGCCAACTGCCTCCGCCCTCGCCTGACGCGGGCACGGTGTGCCGCGCCAACTGCGAGTGCCCCGCGTCGCAGGTGTGCACCGAGGGCGCCTGCAGGCCCCAGGGCAGCGGCAATGCGTGCCTTGCGAACTGCGAGTGCCCCGCGGGCGAGCGCTGCGTCAACAACGCCTGCTGGCGGTAG
- a CDS encoding RNA polymerase sigma factor, with product MIFREAQALSATVAPEERPGPDSSSPLTSDDQQLHLLVRRLQEGDLTAFDHIYELTRVDAARTLRHLVGNRVDVEDLLQETYLRLLTAVKGYRGESRFRTFFYRVCSNVALSHLRWKRRRPEDSVAEPPECEAPGEDPERAAARRQAARLVEVALERLKPKKRIVFVYYELCGMSPDEIAEAVGSSPNTVRSRLHHARLEFHEAMQRLLVTRRPGGDHGAP from the coding sequence GTGATTTTCCGTGAAGCCCAGGCGCTGTCAGCGACGGTGGCGCCCGAGGAGCGCCCGGGGCCCGATTCCTCGTCACCTCTCACGTCGGATGACCAGCAGCTCCACCTGCTGGTGCGCCGGCTCCAGGAAGGGGACCTCACGGCCTTCGACCACATCTACGAATTGACCCGGGTGGATGCCGCACGCACCTTGCGGCACCTGGTGGGCAATCGCGTCGACGTGGAGGACCTGCTCCAGGAGACGTACCTGCGGCTGCTGACGGCCGTGAAGGGTTACCGGGGCGAGTCGCGCTTCCGCACGTTCTTCTACCGGGTGTGCTCCAACGTCGCGCTCTCGCACCTGCGCTGGAAGCGGCGAAGGCCCGAGGACTCCGTCGCGGAGCCACCAGAGTGCGAGGCGCCAGGAGAGGACCCGGAGCGCGCCGCGGCCCGGCGGCAGGCGGCCCGGCTGGTGGAGGTGGCGTTGGAGCGGCTCAAGCCCAAGAAGCGAATCGTCTTCGTGTACTACGAGCTGTGCGGCATGAGCCCGGATGAAATCGCCGAGGCCGTGGGAAGCTCCCCCAACACCGTCCGCAGCCGCCTCCACCACGCGCGACTGGAGTTCCACGAGGCCATGCAGCGACTGCTCGTCACCCGCCGCCCCGGAGGCGACCATGGCGCACCTTGA
- a CDS encoding FecR domain-containing protein, with translation MAHLETRALWALAANESSAEETTRAQAHLGQCAKCTEELERVRTTRAMLQEARAEQPSVPWDALGTKLRSQAAARLAADASRWRWPRMPVVQWPWGLALAGAVAAMVAFWVAIPREPSTQASPADTMIAEQRPTASGAQVAETGATSSRDSDTAHAESTTGAMLKERGGELRELRAGMRLGSGTAVQTPARASAMLRLPDASRAKLSAESEVELSRAEARDVHLTVRQGRLSVKASHTERRGFRVDVADLRVWVVGTVFTVERTAEGASVAVAEGRVRVESDGRPPRMVGAGERIELRERDRDLKQEPLSGADREALDAVNQAPEPALPEAGLTVPTAANTPESAQAVRPAVAHAPSTVKPALATTPSTQPEPRSKVMSASMAMKHDKPQSPSSSAPRAAPETTVPEEPRPTTAVAKAGSPSTPSGNPEQEFAPYPAPSVAESLPPPPVSNAPAVPPPAPPVQVAQTPPPKRKSEGLIPMSLLSKDSDERFLGYARLQMGPRTCENFLAGLEEIADRSPRTDHREQARYLRARCFEERLQGQDAKMEYRQYLNEFPRGRYVREAGAAILP, from the coding sequence ATGGCGCACCTTGAGACCCGGGCGCTGTGGGCGCTGGCGGCCAACGAATCGAGCGCCGAGGAGACGACCCGCGCCCAGGCCCACCTGGGCCAATGCGCGAAGTGCACGGAGGAACTGGAGCGCGTGCGGACGACACGCGCGATGTTGCAGGAGGCTCGGGCGGAGCAGCCTTCGGTGCCTTGGGATGCGCTGGGGACGAAGCTGCGGAGCCAGGCGGCGGCGCGGTTGGCGGCGGATGCATCACGGTGGCGCTGGCCCCGGATGCCGGTGGTGCAGTGGCCCTGGGGGCTCGCGCTCGCGGGCGCCGTCGCGGCGATGGTGGCCTTCTGGGTCGCGATTCCGAGGGAGCCTTCGACGCAAGCGAGCCCCGCGGACACGATGATTGCGGAGCAGCGCCCCACGGCGTCAGGGGCACAGGTCGCGGAGACGGGGGCAACATCGTCGCGGGACAGCGACACCGCGCATGCGGAGAGCACCACGGGCGCGATGCTGAAGGAACGCGGGGGTGAGCTGCGTGAGCTTCGTGCCGGGATGCGCTTGGGCTCGGGCACGGCGGTCCAGACTCCGGCGCGAGCATCGGCGATGTTGCGGCTGCCGGACGCGAGTCGGGCGAAGCTCTCGGCGGAGTCGGAGGTGGAGCTGTCTCGCGCGGAGGCTCGAGATGTTCACCTCACGGTGCGTCAGGGTCGGTTGTCGGTGAAGGCCTCGCACACCGAGCGACGCGGCTTCCGAGTGGACGTCGCGGACCTGCGCGTCTGGGTGGTGGGCACCGTGTTCACGGTGGAGAGAACGGCCGAAGGGGCCTCGGTCGCGGTGGCCGAGGGCCGCGTGCGAGTGGAGAGCGATGGCCGGCCGCCACGGATGGTGGGCGCTGGAGAGCGCATCGAACTGCGCGAGCGCGACAGGGACCTGAAACAAGAGCCCCTGTCCGGGGCAGACCGTGAAGCGCTGGACGCGGTGAACCAGGCTCCAGAGCCCGCGCTGCCGGAAGCCGGGCTCACCGTGCCCACGGCCGCGAACACGCCGGAGTCAGCCCAGGCCGTGCGCCCCGCCGTGGCTCATGCGCCGTCCACGGTGAAGCCGGCGCTCGCGACCACTCCGTCGACACAGCCGGAGCCCAGGTCGAAAGTCATGTCCGCGTCCATGGCGATGAAGCACGACAAGCCGCAGAGCCCTTCGTCCTCCGCGCCGCGCGCTGCGCCGGAGACGACGGTCCCTGAAGAGCCTCGGCCCACGACTGCCGTGGCGAAAGCAGGCAGTCCGTCAACGCCCTCGGGGAATCCAGAGCAGGAGTTCGCGCCCTACCCCGCGCCCTCGGTGGCGGAGTCGCTGCCGCCTCCTCCTGTGTCAAACGCGCCAGCCGTACCGCCTCCCGCGCCGCCGGTTCAGGTGGCACAGACGCCTCCGCCCAAGAGGAAGTCAGAGGGCCTCATCCCCATGTCGCTCCTGTCGAAGGACTCGGACGAGCGGTTCCTCGGCTATGCACGTCTCCAGATGGGGCCTCGGACGTGTGAGAACTTCCTCGCGGGACTGGAGGAGATTGCGGACAGAAGTCCTCGCACGGACCATCGCGAGCAGGCGCGCTATCTCCGTGCGCGCTGCTTCGAGGAACGGCTCCAGGGCCAGGACGCGAAGATGGAGTACCGCCAATACCTCAACGAGTTCCCACGCGGCCGCTACGTGCGCGAGGCAGGGGCCGCCATCCTTCCCTGA
- a CDS encoding tRNA-uridine aminocarboxypropyltransferase encodes MRSLCLRCRRPESACYCSQLPPRLDTRTRVVFLQHPRERRVAIGTARMAHLALANSELHQGVDFTGHARLEELAARPESVAVLFPGEEAISVEQARMRPPETLIVVDGTWPQAKKVVSRNPVLAGLPRIGFVPRRPSNYRIRAEPADHCVSTIEAVVEILGLLEGEPERFDTMLRAFEYMVDTQLGRQSTRTSPNRRRIHYGPWRPPLELRELAESFENLVVFYGEANAHPTGADIPAELVHLVASRPASGERFEAVIAPEQPLARSTPLHVELSEDVLRAGEPRSEALARFERFLRPSDELAVWTSFALDLLWEGGVSRRPARNVRLATARALEGKAGSVEHAMALLSGPDVPLWAPGRAGVRIRALESVLRVLVDRGNAREPMKRVKQPEAVQG; translated from the coding sequence GTGCGTTCCCTTTGTCTTCGCTGCCGCCGCCCCGAGAGCGCTTGCTACTGCTCGCAACTGCCGCCCCGGTTGGACACGCGCACCCGCGTCGTCTTCCTCCAGCACCCGCGTGAGCGGCGCGTGGCCATTGGTACGGCGCGCATGGCGCACCTGGCGCTGGCGAACTCCGAGCTGCACCAGGGGGTGGACTTCACCGGACATGCGCGGCTGGAGGAACTGGCCGCGCGGCCCGAGTCCGTCGCGGTGCTCTTCCCGGGGGAGGAAGCCATCTCCGTGGAGCAGGCGCGGATGCGTCCGCCAGAGACGCTCATCGTCGTGGACGGCACGTGGCCGCAGGCGAAGAAGGTCGTCAGCCGCAACCCGGTGCTCGCCGGGCTGCCCCGCATCGGCTTCGTGCCGCGACGTCCGAGCAACTACCGCATTCGCGCGGAGCCCGCGGACCACTGCGTCTCGACCATCGAGGCGGTGGTGGAGATCCTCGGGCTGCTGGAGGGCGAGCCCGAGCGCTTCGACACGATGCTGCGCGCGTTCGAGTACATGGTGGACACGCAGTTGGGGCGACAGTCGACGCGGACGTCGCCCAATCGGCGCCGCATCCACTACGGCCCATGGCGCCCGCCGCTGGAGCTGCGCGAGCTGGCGGAGAGCTTCGAGAACCTGGTCGTGTTCTACGGCGAGGCGAACGCGCACCCGACGGGAGCGGACATTCCCGCGGAGCTGGTGCATCTGGTGGCGAGCAGGCCTGCCTCGGGCGAGCGCTTCGAGGCGGTCATTGCTCCCGAGCAGCCACTGGCTCGCAGCACGCCGCTGCATGTGGAGCTGTCCGAGGACGTGTTGAGGGCGGGGGAGCCTCGGAGCGAGGCGCTCGCGCGGTTCGAGCGGTTCCTGCGCCCGAGTGATGAGCTGGCGGTGTGGACGTCGTTCGCGCTGGATTTGTTGTGGGAGGGCGGTGTGAGCCGCAGGCCCGCGCGGAACGTGCGGCTCGCCACGGCGAGGGCACTGGAGGGGAAGGCTGGGAGCGTGGAGCACGCGATGGCGCTCTTGAGTGGTCCGGATGTGCCGCTCTGGGCACCTGGGCGCGCGGGAGTTCGCATCCGCGCGCTGGAGTCCGTGCTGCGTGTGCTCGTCGACAGAGGCAACGCGCGCGAGCCGATGAAGCGCGTGAAGCAGCCCGAAGCCGTCCAGGGCTGA
- a CDS encoding 16S rRNA (uracil(1498)-N(3))-methyltransferase yields the protein MNLLLLFDEDFLPDGTARLTGRRAQHAREVLRAEPGESLRVGRLGGLIGTGEVMENSPGLLHLRVTLTEPPPPRAGIDLLLAIPRPKALKKVLPALASLGVDRIVLVNAARVEKSYFDSKVLDGAFVRDLLLQGLEQARDTHLPEVLVRERFRPFVEDELDSVFPTSAARLLPHPPATQPLRAVAAAAGQRSVLAIGPDGGWVSFEAQLLESHGFRPFSLGPRILRVETAVPVLVGQVALLAEDNAPRQDASRA from the coding sequence GTGAACCTGCTGCTGCTCTTCGACGAGGACTTCCTGCCGGACGGAACCGCGCGCCTCACCGGCCGCCGAGCCCAGCACGCTCGAGAGGTCCTCCGCGCCGAACCCGGCGAATCCCTGCGCGTCGGCCGCCTGGGGGGCCTCATCGGCACGGGCGAGGTGATGGAGAACAGCCCCGGCCTCCTCCACCTCCGCGTCACCCTCACCGAGCCCCCTCCCCCCCGAGCGGGCATCGACCTGCTGCTCGCCATTCCCCGGCCCAAGGCCCTCAAGAAGGTCCTCCCCGCCCTGGCCTCCCTCGGCGTGGACCGCATCGTCCTGGTCAACGCCGCCCGCGTGGAGAAGAGCTACTTCGACTCCAAGGTCCTCGACGGCGCCTTCGTCCGGGACCTCCTGCTCCAGGGCCTGGAACAGGCACGTGACACCCACCTCCCGGAAGTCCTCGTCCGCGAGCGCTTCCGCCCCTTCGTCGAGGACGAGCTCGACTCCGTGTTTCCCACCAGCGCCGCCCGCCTGCTCCCCCACCCTCCGGCGACCCAGCCCCTGCGCGCCGTGGCCGCGGCGGCCGGCCAGCGCTCCGTCCTCGCCATCGGTCCGGATGGGGGTTGGGTGTCTTTCGAGGCGCAACTGTTGGAATCCCACGGTTTCCGCCCCTTCTCGCTGGGGCCTCGAATCCTCCGGGTAGAGACGGCGGTTCCCGTGCTCGTCGGGCAAGTGGCCCTTCTCGCGGAAGACAATGCTCCGCGTCAGGATGCATCTCGGGCTTGA
- a CDS encoding aminopeptidase P family protein — protein sequence MATSIPSSSVASDSTQPAIGEQQPLVTSEPQAPAAKPASHDSVPPPALLDFMLKSWKPSAQKLPPKIKYAEAFKARRQALSKAYPGETLVIPTGHEKVRANDTYYRFRPGTDFYYLTGNLEPDCVLVLEPKDGGGHTDILFVEPNPGRSDATFYTDRVKGELWVGPRLGVPESRARHDVDEARGLDTLADYLKGLKATSARVLRGHSAKVDGAVAEGGERDKSLATTLSEMRLIKDAQELRELQTSIDATQRGFEDVIRSMKADAKSERYVEGVFNLRARVEGNDVGYNTIAASGSHACVLHWTRNDGPLVPGELLLLDAGVEGHTLYTADITRTLPITGRFSPEQKAIYDLVYASQEAAFAAVKPGNDFMEPNRAAMKVLAEGLEKLGILEDAAEALKDEHQFYKRYSLHNVSHMLGLDVHDCAQARQEAYKYGKLQAGMVLTVEPGLYFQKDDLTVPARYRGIGVRIEDDLVVTARGCKVLSGNIPRTVKDIEAWMSGVWNADKAPAKSQGKKAASKKQDKSPAKAKDKKAKKAKAGKRK from the coding sequence ATGGCCACGTCCATCCCGTCGTCCTCGGTCGCTTCCGACAGCACGCAGCCCGCTATCGGTGAGCAGCAGCCCCTCGTCACGTCCGAGCCCCAGGCTCCGGCGGCGAAGCCCGCCAGCCACGACTCGGTACCGCCCCCTGCGCTGTTGGACTTCATGCTGAAGAGCTGGAAGCCCTCCGCGCAGAAGCTCCCTCCGAAAATCAAGTACGCCGAGGCCTTCAAGGCGCGCCGCCAGGCGCTGTCGAAGGCCTACCCCGGTGAGACGCTCGTCATCCCCACCGGCCACGAGAAGGTGCGCGCCAACGACACCTACTACCGCTTCCGGCCGGGCACGGACTTCTACTACCTCACCGGCAACCTGGAGCCGGACTGCGTGCTGGTGCTCGAGCCGAAGGACGGCGGCGGGCACACGGACATCCTCTTCGTGGAGCCCAACCCGGGCCGCTCCGACGCGACGTTCTACACGGACCGCGTGAAGGGTGAGCTGTGGGTGGGCCCGCGCCTGGGCGTGCCGGAGAGCCGCGCGCGGCATGACGTGGACGAGGCACGCGGCCTCGACACGCTGGCCGACTACCTGAAGGGGCTCAAGGCGACGTCGGCGCGCGTGCTGCGAGGCCACTCGGCGAAGGTGGATGGCGCGGTGGCCGAGGGCGGCGAGCGCGACAAGTCCCTGGCCACGACGCTGTCGGAGATGCGCCTCATCAAGGACGCGCAGGAGCTGCGTGAGCTCCAAACCTCCATCGACGCCACGCAGCGCGGGTTCGAGGACGTCATCCGCAGCATGAAGGCGGACGCCAAGAGCGAGCGCTACGTAGAGGGTGTCTTCAACCTGCGCGCCCGCGTGGAAGGCAACGACGTCGGCTACAACACCATCGCCGCCAGCGGCTCTCACGCGTGCGTGCTGCACTGGACGCGCAACGACGGCCCGCTCGTCCCGGGCGAGCTGCTGCTCCTGGACGCGGGCGTCGAGGGCCACACGCTCTACACCGCGGACATCACCCGCACGCTGCCCATCACCGGCCGCTTCTCGCCGGAGCAGAAGGCCATCTACGACCTCGTCTATGCCTCGCAGGAGGCGGCCTTCGCCGCGGTGAAGCCGGGCAACGACTTCATGGAGCCCAACCGCGCCGCCATGAAGGTGCTGGCCGAGGGCCTGGAGAAGCTGGGCATCCTCGAGGACGCCGCCGAGGCGCTCAAGGACGAGCACCAGTTCTACAAGCGCTACTCGCTGCACAACGTCAGCCACATGCTCGGCCTGGATGTGCACGACTGCGCGCAGGCGCGGCAGGAGGCGTACAAGTACGGCAAGCTCCAGGCGGGCATGGTGCTCACGGTGGAGCCGGGCCTGTACTTCCAGAAGGACGACCTCACGGTGCCCGCGCGCTACCGCGGCATCGGCGTGCGCATCGAGGACGACCTCGTCGTCACCGCGCGCGGCTGCAAGGTGCTCTCCGGCAACATCCCGCGCACGGTGAAGGACATCGAGGCGTGGATGAGCGGCGTGTGGAACGCCGACAAGGCCCCCGCGAAGTCGCAGGGCAAGAAGGCCGCCTCGAAGAAGCAGGACAAGTCCCCCGCGAAGGCGAAGGACAAGAAGGCGAAGAAGGCCAAGGCCGGCAAGCGCAAGTAG
- a CDS encoding winged helix DNA-binding domain-containing protein, which produces MTQEVRSPRREGKGGLARVLSTRELNRALLQRQFLVSRTRRPLLEVIEHLIALQAQASNPPYVGLWTRMEHFQLQDLTRCYENRSVVRGSTLRSTQHLVTARDYPVLRPVLQPVLDRMIKHSAYPRELAGLDMGPVFAEGRRLLSKQPLSAVELGRRLQEKWPDRDGQALSMVVRMAESLITVPPFGTWGVGGEVEFTPSESWLGPCQRPALSREDLVLRYLGAFGPASVKDMQHWSGMIHLGEVFDQLRPQLRTFRDEQGVELFDVPDAPRPDGDTPVPVRFIPEFDNLLLSHADRTRIISEPHRKRVFTVNGIIRPTVLVDGFVRGMWKLERAKGSVTLRVEPFARLSREDRTALTEEGMRLLSCVASDVASHDVHFAPVS; this is translated from the coding sequence ATGACCCAGGAAGTTCGAAGTCCGCGCCGGGAAGGGAAGGGCGGACTGGCGCGTGTGCTGTCCACCCGGGAGCTGAACCGGGCGCTGCTCCAGCGGCAGTTCTTGGTGAGCCGGACCCGGCGCCCGCTCCTGGAGGTCATCGAGCACCTGATTGCGCTCCAAGCCCAGGCCTCGAATCCCCCGTATGTGGGCCTCTGGACGCGGATGGAGCACTTCCAGCTCCAGGACCTGACCCGGTGCTACGAGAACCGGAGCGTGGTGCGCGGGTCGACGCTGCGCTCCACCCAGCACCTGGTCACCGCGCGCGACTACCCGGTCCTCCGTCCCGTGCTTCAGCCGGTGTTGGACCGGATGATCAAACACAGCGCCTACCCGCGAGAGCTTGCGGGGTTGGACATGGGGCCGGTGTTCGCGGAGGGGCGCCGGTTGCTCTCGAAGCAGCCCCTGAGCGCGGTGGAACTGGGGCGGCGTCTCCAGGAGAAGTGGCCCGACCGGGATGGACAAGCGTTGAGCATGGTGGTCCGGATGGCGGAGTCACTCATCACCGTGCCGCCGTTCGGAACGTGGGGCGTGGGCGGAGAGGTGGAGTTCACTCCGTCCGAGTCGTGGCTGGGCCCCTGCCAGCGGCCCGCGTTGTCCCGCGAGGACCTGGTCCTGCGCTACCTGGGCGCCTTCGGCCCGGCGAGCGTGAAGGACATGCAGCACTGGTCCGGGATGATTCACCTGGGAGAGGTCTTCGACCAGCTTCGCCCCCAACTGCGGACCTTCCGCGATGAGCAGGGCGTGGAGCTCTTCGACGTGCCGGATGCGCCTCGGCCGGATGGGGACACGCCCGTCCCCGTGCGCTTCATTCCCGAGTTCGACAACCTGCTGCTGTCCCATGCGGACCGCACGCGCATCATCTCGGAGCCCCACCGCAAGCGGGTCTTCACCGTCAACGGCATCATCCGTCCGACGGTGCTGGTGGATGGCTTCGTGCGAGGGATGTGGAAGCTGGAGCGCGCGAAGGGGAGCGTCACGCTGCGAGTCGAACCCTTCGCCCGGCTGTCTCGCGAGGACCGCACCGCGCTCACGGAAGAGGGGATGCGGCTGCTGTCCTGCGTGGCCTCCGACGTCGCGTCCCACGACGTCCACTTCGCGCCAGTGTCCTGA
- a CDS encoding DUF2914 domain-containing protein, with protein MVTATPPNSSEKNEETAGPSANPTPVPSAPTNAAVALTDTPPGTSPAAVDPDDLVATEKTPTLMQKVQAFRTRHEKWEMAAFFFGGFLYDIVSLSRIDDRLTMVQSFGYLLILASLLLLEQRYPEGTEPPALLAKVWRWREDAVHFFFGSLISVFMLLLFKSTSGFMPYLFVVALFGLLVANELPRFRQMGPVVRVSLLSLCVTMYFACLLPVLIGRIGFWVFLLAVTLGSASMYGLMRLMARWRTDMAYVVRNVAVPGFGVQAALLVCYLVGVIPPVPLAVQYAGIYHEVKRVSPGVYQLTSVDDSIWYKPWTWFGPDFVIRPGDKPYYFFRIFAPKNFAPYKVRVRWFYDHPEKGWTTNGNGFIANVSSNGTDGGYRYYATTSNLKPGNWRVVLETEAGHEINRLSFTAGTDERTEPRELKVEYSTLKEVIPLSAEAFEKTRKPTGTGPAEPAAPAPAPAAEPAAPMEDSPAQ; from the coding sequence GCCGGGCACCTCGCCCGCGGCGGTGGACCCCGACGACCTGGTGGCCACGGAGAAGACGCCCACCTTGATGCAGAAGGTGCAGGCGTTCCGTACCCGCCATGAGAAGTGGGAGATGGCCGCCTTCTTCTTCGGCGGCTTCCTCTACGACATCGTCTCGCTGAGCCGCATCGACGACCGGCTCACGATGGTGCAGAGCTTCGGCTACCTGCTCATCCTGGCGTCGCTGCTGCTCCTGGAGCAGCGCTACCCGGAGGGCACCGAGCCCCCGGCGTTGCTGGCGAAGGTGTGGCGCTGGAGGGAGGACGCGGTCCACTTCTTCTTCGGCAGCCTCATCAGCGTCTTCATGTTGCTCTTGTTCAAGAGCACGTCGGGCTTCATGCCCTACCTGTTCGTCGTGGCCCTCTTCGGGCTGCTGGTGGCCAACGAGCTCCCGCGCTTCCGGCAGATGGGCCCCGTCGTCCGCGTGTCGCTGCTCAGCCTCTGCGTGACGATGTACTTCGCGTGCCTGCTGCCCGTGCTGATTGGCCGCATCGGCTTCTGGGTGTTCCTGCTGGCCGTGACGCTGGGCAGCGCGAGCATGTACGGGCTGATGCGGTTGATGGCGCGCTGGCGCACGGACATGGCCTACGTGGTGCGCAACGTGGCGGTGCCGGGCTTCGGGGTGCAGGCCGCGCTCCTGGTCTGCTACCTGGTGGGCGTCATCCCGCCCGTGCCCCTGGCCGTGCAGTACGCGGGCATCTACCACGAGGTGAAGCGCGTCAGCCCTGGCGTGTACCAGCTCACGTCGGTGGATGACTCCATCTGGTACAAGCCGTGGACGTGGTTCGGCCCGGACTTCGTGATTCGGCCCGGCGACAAGCCGTACTACTTCTTCCGCATCTTCGCGCCGAAGAACTTCGCGCCCTACAAGGTGCGCGTGCGCTGGTTCTACGACCACCCCGAGAAGGGCTGGACGACCAACGGCAACGGCTTCATCGCCAACGTCAGCAGCAACGGGACGGATGGCGGTTACCGCTACTACGCCACCACGTCCAACCTGAAGCCGGGCAACTGGCGCGTGGTGCTGGAGACGGAGGCCGGGCACGAAATCAACCGCCTGTCCTTCACCGCGGGCACCGACGAGCGCACCGAGCCTCGGGAGCTCAAGGTGGAGTACTCCACGCTCAAGGAGGTCATCCCCCTGTCGGCGGAGGCCTTCGAGAAGACGCGCAAGCCCACGGGAACAGGGCCTGCGGAGCCCGCCGCGCCCGCGCCTGCTCCGGCCGCCGAGCCTGCCGCGCCCATGGAGGACTCACCGGCGCAGTGA